GGGGAATTCGTTACCGAGTATCCAATGCCAGACTTTGACCGGGTGGAAGCAAATCCCGCTGTTAAGGATTTAGCAAAAGCAAAAATTGCTTTAGTAACATCTGGTGGTATTGTACCAAAGGGCAACCCAGACAAAATCGAATCTTCAAGTGCATCTAAATATGGTAAATATGATATCGGAAGCTTTATGGATTTAACAGAGGCTGATCATGAAACTGCCCATGGTGGATATGACCCAGTATATGCCAATCAAGACTCTGATAGAGTATTACCTGTAGACGTACTAAGGGATTTAGAAAAAGAAGGGGTTATAGGAGAACTACACAGATATTTCTACACCACTGTAGGAAACGGTACATCTGTAGCTAGTTCCAAAGCCTTTGCAGCAGAATTTGCAAAGGAATTGGTGGCTGATGGTGTGCAAGCTGTTATCCTAACCTCTACATGAGGCACCTGTACACGTTGCGGTGCAACAATGGTAAAAGAAATTGAAAGAGCTGGCTTACCAGTAGTTCATATCTGTACAGTAGTGCCTATATCCTTGACGGTTGGTGCAAATAGGATTGTACCAGCTATAGCTATCCCCCATCCATTAGGCAACCCTGCTTTGGATGCAAAGGATGAAAAAACCTTAAGAAGAAAAATCGTAGATAAAGCATTAAGGGCACTAACTACAGAGGTAGATGGTCAAACTGTCTTTGAAGACTAAAATTGAATTTGCCAGCTGATTTGATCAGCTGGCATCTTTGATACTAAATAATAAATCATAATAAAAAATTACGGAGGTGTAACCCCATGTCCTATGCAGTAGTAAAAGCGACATCCTATGTACTGGTCCACACACCAGATATGATTCTGCACAATGGAACAACCCAGACAACAGAAAAATTATCCAATCCAGAATCAGAATACCTAAAAAAATTACCACAACACATAAGAAAATATGAAGATGTAGTAAGCTATCCACCAAACCAAGTCTACATTG
This Natronincola ferrireducens DNA region includes the following protein-coding sequences:
- the grdB gene encoding glycine reductase complex selenoprotein B, translated to MSKKKVVHYINQFFAGIGGEEKADIKPELREGVVGPGMALNTALKEEAEIVATIICGDSYFNENLETAKAEVLDMVKKHKPDLFIAGPAFNAGRYGVACGTIAKEVQDQLGIPVITGMYTENPGADMFKKSVYIIETGNSAAAMRKAVPDMVKLALKLLKGEEIGSPEEDKYMSRGIRKNYFASERGSKRAVDMLIKKLKGGEFVTEYPMPDFDRVEANPAVKDLAKAKIALVTSGGIVPKGNPDKIESSSASKYGKYDIGSFMDLTEADHETAHGGYDPVYANQDSDRVLPVDVLRDLEKEGVIGELHRYFYTTVGNGTSVASSKAFAAEFAKELVADGVQAVILTSTUGTCTRCGATMVKEIERAGLPVVHICTVVPISLTVGANRIVPAIAIPHPLGNPALDAKDEKTLRRKIVDKALRALTTEVDGQTVFED